The following proteins are encoded in a genomic region of Reichenbachiella sp.:
- a CDS encoding zinc-dependent peptidase has product MTITSLAVLLQTSTHTQDTSDVVFLAILSVLVILLTGVSGRINMGFQVPGFPRPLSSKRKEILKKHFPYYSQLSPNRRKRFEQKIQYFIHVKEFIPRQIPVVTDEMKVLISACAVQLTFGYPKVFLSHFKRILVYPDNYYSTINKTYHKGEVNPRLRAIVLSWKAFVEGYFNPKDGRNLGLHEMAHALRLENLILNAEYKFFDGAVLQQWQQQADMEMKNIAAGKSRMFRDYAGTDPDEFFSVAVENFFERPKKFKSLMPNLYAILVLLLKQDPLNPI; this is encoded by the coding sequence ATGACTATAACTAGCTTGGCAGTCCTACTACAGACTTCAACCCATACTCAAGATACTTCAGATGTTGTTTTTTTAGCGATTCTTAGTGTTTTGGTGATTTTATTGACAGGTGTATCTGGTAGAATCAATATGGGTTTTCAGGTGCCAGGCTTTCCCAGGCCACTTTCATCAAAAAGAAAAGAAATTCTGAAAAAGCATTTCCCCTATTACAGCCAATTAAGTCCTAACCGAAGAAAACGTTTTGAACAAAAAATTCAATACTTCATCCATGTCAAAGAGTTTATACCCAGACAAATTCCTGTGGTCACAGACGAGATGAAAGTGCTAATTTCAGCCTGTGCCGTACAACTGACTTTTGGGTATCCGAAAGTTTTTTTGAGTCATTTCAAACGAATATTAGTATATCCAGACAATTACTATTCTACAATCAACAAAACCTATCACAAAGGGGAGGTAAACCCCAGACTCAGAGCCATTGTGTTGTCGTGGAAAGCCTTTGTCGAAGGCTATTTCAATCCGAAGGATGGGAGGAATTTAGGATTGCATGAGATGGCGCATGCGCTTAGGTTAGAAAATTTAATATTGAATGCTGAGTATAAATTTTTTGATGGTGCAGTATTACAGCAATGGCAACAGCAGGCTGACATGGAAATGAAAAACATTGCTGCAGGTAAAAGCCGAATGTTTAGAGACTATGCAGGCACAGACCCCGATGAGTTTTTTTCCGTCGCTGTAGAGAATTTTTTCGAACGCCCGAAAAAATTTAAAAGCCTAATGCCGAATCTCTATGCGATCTTAGTGCTACTTTTGAAGCAAGATCCTTTAAACCCGATTTAG
- a CDS encoding DUF721 domain-containing protein encodes MAKRKPHAASIRNQDTATVKDVIDAMLKSYNLSKKFDQTTLVATWNKIMGKAIANRTSKLEVRNNILIVTLNSAPLKHELNQSRYKVLELLEKEFGKTVVKDVLFV; translated from the coding sequence ATGGCCAAAAGAAAGCCACATGCTGCAAGTATCAGAAATCAAGACACCGCAACGGTCAAAGATGTAATTGATGCCATGCTCAAATCTTACAACCTGAGTAAAAAGTTTGATCAGACTACCTTGGTGGCGACCTGGAATAAGATCATGGGCAAAGCCATAGCTAATCGAACCTCCAAGTTAGAAGTCAGAAACAATATCCTTATCGTCACACTCAATTCCGCACCACTCAAACATGAGCTCAATCAATCTAGATACAAGGTTTTGGAGCTTTTAGAAAAAGAGTTTGGAAAAACAGTAGTTAAGGATGTGCTGTTTGTTTGA
- a CDS encoding Crp/Fnr family transcriptional regulator: MINRLFDHIHKFSQAVDSDLRLIEAALSKKEFKKKDHLLTAGHTCHYKYFILSGCMRSYFVNNKGAEQIVNFALEDWWMTDYDSFINQNISQLNIQAIEDCTVLRLSKSDFDRITTQSPALSTYFRTILEKRHIADQRRIQYMFNLSGEEMYDTFFEHNPSFTQRVPQYMLASYLGFTPEFLSKIRKKKAKSRS, from the coding sequence ATGATTAATCGTTTGTTTGATCATATCCATAAATTTAGTCAGGCGGTTGATTCGGATCTACGGTTGATTGAGGCTGCTTTGTCAAAAAAGGAATTCAAAAAGAAGGATCATTTATTGACTGCTGGACATACTTGTCATTATAAATATTTTATCCTCTCAGGTTGTATGCGCTCTTATTTTGTAAACAACAAAGGTGCCGAGCAGATTGTAAATTTTGCCCTTGAGGATTGGTGGATGACGGACTATGACAGTTTTATTAATCAAAATATTTCGCAGCTCAATATTCAGGCCATTGAGGATTGTACAGTTCTAAGATTGAGCAAATCCGATTTTGACCGAATAACTACTCAATCTCCAGCTTTAAGTACCTATTTCAGAACTATTCTTGAAAAAAGACATATCGCAGATCAACGACGTATTCAGTACATGTTCAACCTTTCTGGTGAAGAAATGTACGATACTTTCTTTGAGCATAACCCAAGTTTTACTCAGCGCGTCCCTCAATACATGTTGGCCTCATACTTAGGCTTTACACCAGAATTTCTGAGTAAAATCAGAAAGAAAAAGGCTAAAAGTCGTTCTTAA
- a CDS encoding alpha/beta hydrolase, translated as MTVYCLTGLGADSSVFELLQINYPKVCIEWIPSYKWENMASYAWRLCAQIDTSKPFVLLGVSFGGMLAVEMNKYIQPKQTILVTSLARRSELSLWIRLIAKTKLNRILPSFLFGSNPKWLILFFGIKSERGKKLVTKIAKKSDRVLTQLSIDKVLTWDNEWLPENLVRIVAANDRLLPNPQKIEAYKIKNAGHFAIVENSEEISAQVDKILSEVN; from the coding sequence ATGACTGTTTATTGTTTGACCGGATTAGGAGCAGATTCTAGCGTATTTGAATTGCTTCAAATCAATTACCCTAAAGTTTGCATAGAATGGATTCCATCATACAAATGGGAGAATATGGCTTCTTATGCATGGAGACTCTGTGCCCAAATTGATACATCAAAACCGTTTGTATTGCTCGGTGTCTCATTTGGTGGGATGCTTGCTGTAGAAATGAACAAGTATATTCAGCCTAAACAAACTATTCTAGTTACCTCATTAGCCAGACGAAGTGAACTGTCATTATGGATTCGATTGATTGCTAAAACTAAATTGAATCGAATACTTCCAAGCTTTTTATTCGGTTCCAACCCTAAGTGGTTGATCTTGTTTTTTGGCATCAAATCAGAAAGAGGAAAGAAACTGGTCACAAAAATCGCCAAGAAGTCTGATCGAGTTTTAACTCAATTATCTATAGATAAAGTGCTCACTTGGGACAATGAATGGTTGCCGGAGAATTTGGTGAGGATAGTGGCTGCAAATGATAGACTACTACCTAATCCTCAAAAAATAGAAGCTTATAAAATCAAGAATGCAGGACATTTTGCTATTGTTGAAAATTCGGAAGAAATTTCTGCTCAGGTAGATAAGATTTTGTCTGAAGTGAATTGA
- a CDS encoding 7-cyano-7-deazaguanine synthase — MTKPKILCMFSGGVDSSGVLHELVTNEKYKSHSLIIHHIHIWNRENRAMAELGAVKSILNYYKKEASFIFSQSTFDTRGFAVLKSNRFPMDMDVCAFTASQICAARPDVQYVAMGRTKTDVASGGENFNRRMQRAQAIFKSSLSLEQHKPAEYIFPVVNFTKREIWDFLPEDVRVATWWCRRPIYEEELAKPCGKCSTCQEMQEFKKI; from the coding sequence GTGACGAAACCTAAGATTCTTTGCATGTTTTCTGGAGGAGTAGATTCCTCCGGCGTATTACATGAGCTAGTGACAAACGAAAAATACAAGTCACATTCACTGATCATTCATCATATCCATATTTGGAACCGAGAAAACAGAGCCATGGCCGAATTGGGTGCTGTGAAGAGTATTCTCAATTATTATAAAAAAGAAGCGTCTTTTATCTTTTCTCAAAGCACTTTTGATACCAGGGGGTTTGCTGTATTGAAATCGAATCGATTTCCAATGGATATGGATGTATGTGCTTTTACAGCTTCGCAAATTTGCGCGGCCAGACCAGATGTGCAGTATGTGGCAATGGGTCGGACAAAAACGGACGTAGCAAGCGGGGGTGAAAATTTCAATAGAAGAATGCAAAGAGCGCAAGCCATTTTTAAGTCTTCGCTGAGTTTAGAACAGCACAAGCCCGCAGAGTATATCTTTCCAGTTGTCAACTTCACAAAAAGGGAGATTTGGGATTTTTTACCCGAAGATGTTAGAGTGGCCACATGGTGGTGTAGAAGACCGATTTATGAGGAGGAGTTGGCCAAACCCTGTGGAAAATGCAGCACTTGTCAAGAGATGCAAGAATTTAAAAAGATATGA
- a CDS encoding carboxymuconolactone decarboxylase family protein: MERISFQNTPDGLYNGLYQMGGYLDTAGLEKDLLMLVDYRVSQINGCAFCLDMHFKEAVAAGESTVRLSMISAWNETELFSKKEKAVLAYAEAVTLLSEHDIEESVYEPLEKFFSQDQIAALTLAIVRINCWNRFMKAFKTRAGEYVVGQFA, translated from the coding sequence ATGGAAAGAATAAGTTTTCAAAACACCCCCGATGGATTGTACAATGGTCTATACCAAATGGGTGGATATCTAGATACCGCAGGCTTGGAAAAGGATCTACTTATGTTAGTTGATTATCGTGTTTCACAAATCAATGGTTGTGCTTTTTGTTTGGATATGCACTTCAAAGAAGCAGTAGCAGCCGGCGAATCTACCGTAAGGTTGAGCATGATATCAGCCTGGAATGAAACAGAGCTGTTTTCGAAAAAAGAAAAAGCTGTGTTGGCCTATGCCGAAGCTGTTACGCTACTTTCAGAACATGACATCGAAGAGAGCGTCTATGAACCACTAGAAAAGTTTTTCAGCCAGGATCAAATTGCTGCCTTGACATTAGCCATTGTAAGAATCAACTGTTGGAATCGATTCATGAAGGCTTTTAAAACTAGAGCTGGTGAATATGTGGTTGGACAGTTTGCTTAA
- the rocD gene encoding ornithine--oxo-acid transaminase: MVRELTSEQAIALEDKYGAHNYHPLPVVLSRGEGVHVWDLEGKKYYDFLSAYSAVNQGHCHPKIVGALTEQAKTLTLTSRAFYNDALGEYEKFMSDFFGFDKILPMNTGAEAVETAIKLCRKWAYEVKGTPENEAKIIVAEDNFHGRTTTIISFSNDEVAQKNFGPYTGGFIKVPHNDIDALKEALKDPNVAGFLVEPIQGEAGVFVPDEGYLTAAQEACTAANALFIADEVQTGIARTGKLLAVDHENLKPDMLILGKALSGGVYPVSAVMADNRIMDVIKPGQHGSTFGGNPIAAKVAMAALEVVKEEKLAENSQKLGELFRERMNKFIETTDLVKLVRGKGLLNAIIINDTPDSSTAWDICVALKENGLLAKPTHGNIIRFAPPLVMTEEQLHDCCDIIEKTIREFKK, encoded by the coding sequence ATGGTCAGAGAATTAACTAGCGAACAGGCTATCGCCTTAGAAGATAAGTACGGCGCACACAACTATCATCCACTACCAGTGGTATTGTCTCGTGGAGAAGGCGTACATGTGTGGGATTTGGAAGGCAAGAAATACTATGATTTTCTTTCCGCCTATTCAGCTGTCAACCAAGGACACTGTCATCCAAAAATAGTAGGTGCCTTAACCGAGCAAGCCAAAACTTTGACCTTGACCTCAAGAGCGTTTTACAATGATGCCTTGGGAGAATACGAAAAGTTCATGTCTGACTTCTTCGGATTCGATAAGATATTACCTATGAATACAGGTGCTGAGGCAGTAGAAACTGCCATTAAGCTTTGTAGAAAATGGGCTTATGAGGTAAAAGGCACACCAGAAAATGAGGCCAAAATCATCGTAGCTGAAGATAACTTCCACGGTCGTACGACTACCATCATTTCATTCTCAAATGATGAAGTAGCACAAAAGAATTTTGGACCCTATACAGGTGGATTTATCAAAGTCCCTCACAACGACATTGATGCCTTGAAAGAAGCCTTGAAGGATCCCAATGTCGCTGGCTTCTTGGTAGAGCCTATTCAAGGTGAGGCAGGTGTATTCGTGCCGGATGAAGGTTATTTAACAGCCGCTCAAGAAGCATGTACTGCCGCTAACGCTTTGTTTATTGCAGATGAAGTACAAACTGGTATTGCCAGAACGGGGAAACTACTAGCTGTTGATCACGAAAACTTGAAGCCTGACATGCTCATATTGGGTAAAGCGCTTTCAGGTGGTGTTTATCCTGTATCCGCTGTAATGGCAGACAACCGCATCATGGATGTCATCAAGCCAGGCCAGCACGGCTCTACCTTTGGTGGAAACCCAATTGCTGCGAAAGTCGCAATGGCTGCCCTTGAAGTAGTGAAAGAAGAAAAATTGGCGGAAAATTCTCAGAAACTTGGAGAACTTTTTAGAGAGCGAATGAACAAATTCATCGAAACTACTGACTTGGTAAAATTGGTAAGAGGAAAAGGCCTGTTGAATGCCATCATCATCAATGATACCCCTGATAGCTCTACGGCTTGGGATATTTGTGTGGCCCTGAAAGAAAATGGCTTGTTGGCCAAGCCGACGCATGGCAATATCATCCGTTTCGCTCCTCCTTTAGTGATGACAGAAGAGCAATTACATGATTGTTGTGATATCATCGAAAAAACTATTAGGGAGTTTAAAAAGTAA
- a CDS encoding CBS domain-containing protein, with protein MKKREHISTIMTKDVSTIDINSTLHEVNEIFAKNHFRHLPVLSNNELVGIISQTDILRISFGNTFGEEQGDADQAIFDMLSINQVMKHDPVIIGHDQTIREAAQIFTEHEFHALPVLAEGKTVGIVTTTDIIKYFLNA; from the coding sequence ATGAAAAAGAGAGAGCACATTTCAACAATAATGACCAAGGACGTTTCTACCATTGATATCAACAGCACCTTGCACGAGGTGAATGAAATATTTGCTAAGAATCATTTTCGTCATTTGCCGGTATTATCCAACAATGAGCTGGTTGGGATTATTAGCCAAACAGACATATTAAGAATAAGTTTTGGAAATACTTTTGGAGAAGAACAAGGAGATGCAGATCAAGCCATATTTGATATGTTATCGATCAATCAGGTGATGAAACATGATCCTGTGATCATCGGTCATGACCAGACCATTCGCGAAGCTGCTCAGATATTTACTGAGCATGAGTTTCATGCTTTGCCGGTTTTGGCAGAAGGTAAAACGGTGGGGATAGTCACGACCACAGACATTATCAAATACTTTTTGAATGCCTAA